The following proteins are co-located in the Urocitellus parryii isolate mUroPar1 chromosome 15, mUroPar1.hap1, whole genome shotgun sequence genome:
- the Numbl gene encoding numb-like protein gives MSRSAAASSGPRRPEQHLPPAPCGALGPPETFRTESDGAGTMNKLRQSLRRRKPAYVPEASRPHQWQADEDAVRKGTCSFPVRYLGHVEVEESRGMHVCEDAVKKLKAMGRKSVKSVLWVSADGLRVVDDKTKDLLVDQTIEKVSFCAPDRNLDKAFSYICRDGTTRRWICHCFLALKDSGERLSHAVGCAFAACLERKQRREKECGVTAAFDASRTSFAREGSFRLSGSGRPTEREAADKKKAEAAAAPTVAPGPAQPGHVSPTPATTSPGEKGEAGTPVATGTTAAAIPRRHAPLEQLVRQGSFRGFPALSQKNSPFKRQLSLRLNELPSTLQRRTDFQVKGTVPEMEPPGASDSDGINALCTQISSSFASAGTAASGPPSATTGTSAWGEPSVPPAATFQPGHKRTPSEAERWLEEVSQVAKAQQQQQQQQQQQQQQVASVPPVSTIPPALQPFPAPMGPFDTAPAQVAVFLPPPHMQPPFIPAYPGLGYPPMPRVPVVGITPSQMVANAFCSAAQPQPATLLGKAGVFPPPAAPSAPGGQARPRPNGASWPPEPAPAPAPELDPFEAQWAALEGKSTVEKPSNPFSGDLQKTFEIEL, from the exons ACGGGGCAGGCACCATGAACAAGTTACGGCAGAGCTTGCGGCGGAGGAAGCCAGCCTATGTGCCTGAGGCGTCGCGCCCGCACCAGTGGCAGGCAGATGAGGACGCGGTGCGCAAGGGCACCTGCAGCTTCCCAGTCAGG TACCTGGGCCACGTGGAGGTGGAGGAGTCCCGGGGGATGCACGTGTGTGAAGATGCTGTGAAGAAGCTGAAGGCG ATGGGCCGGAAGTCCGTGAAGTCTGTCCTGTGGGTGTCCGCCGACGGACTACGAGTGGTGGATGACAAGACCAAG GATCTGCTGGTAGACCAGACCATTGAGAAGGTCTCCTTTTGTGCTCCTGACCGCAACCTGGACAAGGCCTTCTCCTATATCTGCCGGGATGGCACCACCCGCCGCTGGATCTGCCACTGTTTCTTGGCGCTCAAGGACTCC GGTGAGAGGCTGAGCCACGCAGTGGGTTGCGCTTTCGCTGCCTGCTTGGAGCGCAAACAGCGACGAGAGAAGGAATGCGGGGTCACTGCCGCCTTCGATGCCAGCCGCACCAGCTTCGCGCGCGAGGGCTCCTTCCGCCTGTCGGGGAGCGGGCGACCCACAGAGCGCGAGGCTGCGGACAAGAAGAAAG CAGAGGCAGCAGCTGCCCCCACTGTAGCTCCCGGCCCTGCCCAGCCTGGGCATGTGTCCCCGACACCAGCCACCACATCTCCTGGTGAGAAGGGTGAGGCAGGCACCCCTGTGGCCACAGGCACCACTGCAGCTGCCATCCCCCGGCGCCACGCTCCTCTGGAGCAGCTGGTTCGCCAGGGCTCCTTTCGTGGGTTCCCAGCGCTCAGTCAGAAGAACTCTCCTTTCAAACGGCAGCTGAGCCTACGGCTGAATGAGCTGCCGTCCACGCTGCAGCGCCGCACTGACTTCCAGGTGAAGGGCACAG TACCTGAGATGGAGCCTCCTGGTGCCAGTGACAGCGATGGCATCAATGCTCTGTGTACACAGATCAGCTCATCTTTCGCCAGTGCTGGAACAGCAGCATCAGGGCCCCCATCTGCCACAACAG gGACTTCTGCCTGGGGCGAGCCCTCTGTGCCCCCTGCGGCTACCTTCCAGCCTGGGCACAAGCGGACCCCTTCGGAGGCTGAGcgatggctggaggaggtgtccCAGGTGGCTAaggcccagcagcagcagcagcagcagcagcagcagcagcagcagcaagtggCCTCAGTGCCCCCAGTGTCCACCATCccccctgccctgcagccctTCCCTGCCCCTATGGGGCCCTTTGACACAGCACCTGCCCAGGTGGCCGTGTTTTTGCCACCCCCACACATGCAGCCCCCATTCATACCTGCCTACCCAGGCCTGGGCTACCCGCCCATGCCCCGGGTGCCTGTGGTGGGCATCACACCCTCGCAGATGGTGGCCAACGCCTTCTGCTCAGCTGCTCAGCCCCAGCCTGCCACCCTGCTTGGGAAAGCTGGGGTCTTCCCACCCCCTGCCGCACCCAGTGCCCCTGGGGGCCAGGCCCGTCCACGCCCCAATGGGGCCTCCTGGCCCCCAGAGCCTGCACCGGCCCCTGCCCCTGAGTTGGACCCATTTGAGGCCCAGTGGGCAGCATTAGAAGGCAAATCCACTGTGGAGAAGCCCTCCAATCCCTTCTCCGGAGACCTGCAGAAGACCTTCGAGATTGAACTGTAG